TAATCTTTGAAAACTAAATAAATTGGTTAAATTATCAAAAAGTAATTTAAATTCCTTAATTCCCGTTTCTAATTCCTCATCTTCGGGACGCATGGGAATTAAACCTTTTTTCTCTAATTTCCAGTGGGGGAATTTGTGCTGCAAGTAGCGTTCCGACATTTCTTTTAACGCTTGCAGTGTAGTTAAAACTGTTGATTTAGCTGCTACAGTGGCACTATCCCAATTAACACGCGGATTTCTACCTGATATATCTTTTAGTAAAGGATGGGTAACGGCAACTTTTCGGGCAACAATCGAAAAGCCATCATCTTCATCTAATTGCGCTAATTGACCTTTACTTAAAGGTACTGCCATTAAGTTAACGTGGACGAAAATAGACCGCACTCGTCGTCTTGCTTCTTCGTAATTTTCCCCAGGAACGACGGCAGAAATAAATTCAATTCCAATTTTTTCTTTAGCTAAGTTTTGGAGATAACTAGCTTCTATTTGATATTCTTGTCTGAGGTCATCAATGGTAATTACTGCCCCTGAAGGTTTTTTATCTTTTTTATAACGGGGAAGTTTCCCTGTTTGAATTAACTCCATTAAACCTTGTACGCCCATTAATCGGTGTTGTCCGTCTAAGGCAAAAATCGTCACATCTGTGGAAACGTCTAATAAACCGACATTGCCATCTTTATCTAATGGGGTAAATTCAGTAGCAGGTTGTAAGGCGCGTTGGTTAGCATCCCACTGGTTAGCTTTGGGGTTGTCTACCCAAGGTTGGTTAATTACAACCAGTACGGGTGGGAATTTATGATTTTTTCTGGCTGCTAAATATTGCGCTAAGGATGCTTGGCGCGACCAATCTAAGGGACGTTGTTGAATTTCTTCGATACTTTCGGCATCAATTTCCACATTTTTTGTGTCGGGATTAAATTTCTGCCGTAATAAGGGGAGTTGGGAGGCATAACGCACGCGACGGGCAAACCATTCTAAGGTTGCGGAACCAATATATGCCTCGCTTCCGCCCATTTCGATTTTTTGAACTAATATTTGGTCGTTTCTGGCTAAATATCTATCTAATAGTAGGGCTAACGCCTGTTTTTCTTGGTTTTCTCGTTCTAATATTTGGCTGGCGATGTCTGATGCGGGGTTGTTCATGGGTGGTTGTTGCTGATAGTTATGGTGATTTTATCAAAAAAATAAATTATTTTTTTGAAAGTATGTTAGTTTTTAAAAACTTATTGTGTATACTGGATGTATGGGTTTAGTTTAATTTGCTTATCATATAAAATTAGATTTGTCAACAAAGATGTATTTAACCGCAGATAAACGCAGATAAACGCAGATGAAATACTAAATTTATCGACTTACGCTGTAGGTCTGTTTCATTGTTTGGACATTTGGGAGTTGATGAGGAATATTAGTCGGGCAAAGAATTTATGCTTAGTACGTCTTTTGAGTATGTTTTACCTGTGATTCGGGGTATCCAGGCGGGACGAGAATATTATGTTTCTATGTGTCCGGTGCGACTGTTGCCGAAATTGTTGCCGTTGGATGATAGGGAAGTTCCAGCAGAATTGAGGACGCATCGCTTAGTTAACCGCAACCGCATTCCAGAAATTACTGCATATATTTTAAATAATCCCAAAAATTATACTTTTTCAGCTATTACAGCATCTATTGATGCCGATATTAAATTTGAACCGATTGGCACTGAGGCGGAGGGGCGGAAAATTGGGCGTTTGCGTGTGCCGATGGATGCTAAGTTTACTATTAATGATGGCAATCATCGACGCGCCGCGTTTGAATTGGCGTTGAAAGAAAATCCCGATTTAGGGTTTGAAACGATCGCACTTATCTTATTTTTAGATATTGGTCTTGAGCATTCACAACAAATTTTTACTGACCTTAACCGCTATGCAGTTGATCCTGATACATCGCTGAATATCCTTTACGATCATCGAAATCAAACTGCAAATTTGACGAGGGCAGTGATTAAAAAAGTCCCTGTTTTTAGAAACCTTACGGATACTGAACGTAGTACGCTGTCAAGTCGATCTGGTAAGCTATTCACTCTCAGCAGTATTTATAATGCTACTTCTGCCTTGTTAGTTAATAGTCAGGAGATTGAATTACAGCAGCAAGTTGAGTTAGCTGTCAGTTATTGGAATGCGGTTAGCAGTTATATTCCAGACTGGGAGTTAGTGTTGCAAAAACAAGTGAGTGCAAGTGAGATTCGGCAAGATTATCTGCATTGTCATAGTGTGGCGCTGGCAGCTTTGGGGGAAGTTGGGGGGAAATTGCGATCGCATTACCCTGAGAATTGGGAGTTACGGTTAGCAGGTTTGCGACAAATTGATTGGTCGAGGTCTAATCCTGATTGGCAGGGGCATATTTTGTCTAGTGGTGGAATTTCTAAGTCTCGCAGTAGTGTGAGTTGGATGTGTGGCTATATTAAGAAATTTGTGGATTTGCCACTATCAGTAAAATAGGAAAACTTATAGGCTTTTCAGTTATTAGGAAGTAAAAAATGAGTTTAGGGCAACAGCAAGAAAATAAAGATTTAGCCTACTACAGCTATTGTTTTTCTAAATTGAATGTTTACAAAAATAATAAAAAAGGTGGTGTAGCTCTTAATCAACCTATTCTGCTACTATGTGTAATTGATTTAATTAGTCAAGGTTTTATACAAGACAAATATATTTATCACTCTGAAAAATTAATTACTCATTTCAATACTTACTGGAACCTGCTTGTTAATCAACCTTTAAAACAACACTCATTTCCTCTTCCCTTTTGGCATCTCAAAAACGCAGAAGGTAAATTTTGGCATCTCCACTACACTTCTGAAGATAGGGATCGTCCTCAAACAATAGATAAGTTGAGAGAGGTAGTTGATTATGCGTATATAGATGAGGAGTTATTTGTTTTATTGCAAGATAAAGATGCAAGGCAAGAATTAATTGACGTACTAATATCTATTTGGTTTTCCGCTAAAGATCAACAAATAGATGAAGTTTTAAAAATTAACCAAGATTTTTCAACTACCGAAGATGATGATTTACAAATCACTTCAAATTCATCTAGTTTAGATAATAAACCAAGATTTTATCTAAAAAAAGCAGTTGTTAGAGATGCGTTTTTCCGTAAAGCTATAGTTCATATCTATGATTATAGATGTGCTTTTTGTAGAATAAGAGTAACTAGATCACTTAGTCAAAGCATTGTAGACGGCGCACATATAAAGAAATTTTCCGAATTTTATGACAGTCGAGAAGATAATGGAATTTCACTCTGTAAAAATCACCATTGGGCATTCGATCAAGGGTGGTTTACTATAAATAATGATTATAAAATAATTGTTGCTAACGATTTGGAAGAAGAATCACCTCATAGTAAACCAATAAAAGCTTTTCACGGCGAAACTATATTACTACCCAATGCAGAAAAATATTTTCCCAGGATAGAAGCTATTGAGTGGCATCGTGAGATTGTATTCGGACGTAATAAAAAATGGAACATTTAGTAATGACAGAAATCCAACAACAAATCTCCCTATTTCCATCACGTAGTATTAACGAGTTAGTAGAAGATATAGAACTGCTAACTAAAGAAATTCAAGAGTTATATTGCCAGGACGAAATACCATTTGTAATTGGTTGGAGTGGTGGCAAAGATAGCACTTGCGTACTACAGCTAATTTGGAATGCGATCGCAGCCCTTCCAGTTGAAAAACGACATAAAACAATTCATGTTATTACAAATGATACTTTAGTAGAAAATCCCATTGTTTCCGCTTGGGTACGCAATTCTTTAGATCGAATGAAAGCTTCTGCCCAACAACAGAAAATGCCAATCGAAACCCATCTAACTCATCCAGCAGTTGAGGATACTTTTTGGGTCTGTTTAATAGGTAAAGGCTACCCCGCACCCAGAAATCGCTTTAGATGGTGTACAGAACGTTTAAAAATTAAACCTACTGACTCTTTCATACGTGCAGTAATTAGAGATAGTGGTGAAGTCATACTTGTTTTGGGTACTCGCAAAGCTGAGAGTACTAAACGGGCAGCAAATATGGCTAAACATAGCGAAGGACGAGTACGCGATCGCATTAATATTAATCCTAGTCGCCCTAACTCTGTAATTTATCTACCTATTGAAGATTGGAGAACTGATGAAGTTTGGCTGTATTTGATGCAATGGCAAAATCCTTGGGGAAATAACAATAAAGATTTATTCGTCATGTATCGAGGCGCAACAGCAGATAACGAATGTCCATTAGTTATTGATACCTCTACTCCTAGCTGTGGTGATTCCCGTTTTGGATGCTGGGTTTGTACTCTGGTTAATAAAGATAAATCAATGGAGGCAATGATTCAAAATGATGAAGAGAAAGAATGGATGCAGCCTCTATTAGATATCCGCAATGAATTAGATATTGAAAATGATAGAGATAGAAGAGACTTCCGCCGTATCTATGGAAAAGTTGAACTTTTTGTACGTGATGTTGATGGCGAAAGTTCAGTTTCAACGATTCCTGGTCCTTATTTGAAAAAATGGCGGGAACATTGGCTGAGAAAAGTCTTAGAAGCGCAAACCGAAGCCCGTCAGACTGCACCCGTAGAGATGCGTGATGTTACCCTAATTACTCTTGAAGAACTAAGTGAAATTAGACGCATTTGGTTAGAAGAAAAACACGAATTTGATGATAGCTTACCTCGTATTTACAAAGAAGCTACAGGCGAAGAATTCCAAGACACCCGCTTAGGTGCAGAGAGAAAACTAATAGGTACTGATGAGTGGGAAGTGCTAACAGAAATTTGTGATGACGATGTAATGCACTTAGAACTAATGGCAAGATTGTTAGATACAGAACGCCAGCATATCAAAACTCGGCGCGGTATCTACGATAACTTAGTAAGATGTTTTGAAACCAGTTCTAGAAATAGAGAAGAAGCAATTCAAAACGCCCATGATAAACGTGATTTAAAAGGTGCTGTTGCTCAAGGTGATGTTGATAAAGTGAAGCAACTAACTTGGGGAAGCATTAAGTTTGGTGAGCCAAATATTGATGAAATAGATGATTAGCAACAAATAAAACGAATAAACTCTTTATTACTTCAAACTCCTTCCTCCCCCCAATAACCCATCCGTTATTCCATCCCCCTAAAAATCCCTCCTCCCCCCGATAACCCATCCGTTGCCAGCCATGATTTTTATCCAACTTGTCCTGCAAAATTTTGGTCCCTACCTGGGTCGCCAAGAAATCAACCTGCGTCCCGAAACAAACAACGAAACACGCCCAATAATTCTCTTTGGCGGGATGAATGGCGGTGGTAAAACAACCTTGATGGATGCTATTCGCCTTGCACTTTATGGACAACGCGCCCAATGTTCCACACGGGGTAATTTAAGTTATCCAGACTTCCTTACTCAATGCGTCAACCGCAACACACCCCCCACAGAAAAGGCGCGAATAGAATTAGCTTTTGAAATTATTGAAGATGGCAAACCAAAAATATTAAGAATAGTTAGATATTGGACACCCGACCCTAAAGATGGCAAGGATGTATTAGGTATTTTAGAAAATGACGAATGGAAAGATCAAGCATTAACCAATACCTGGGATCAGTACATTGAAAACTTACTGCCTATAGGAATTTCTAGCTTATTTCTGTTTGACGGCGAACAAGTAAAAGAACTCGCCGAAATGGAAACTCCTCCCCCCGTTGTTGTCGAAGCAATTCAATCATTATTAGGCTTAGAATTATCGGAACGCTTATCAGCAGATTTAGATATTCTCGCTAGTCGCAAACGTAAAGAGTTAGCAACTACTAAGGAGTTAACCACCTTAGAAGAAATTGAACAAAAGCTTAAGCAGCACAATGAAGAGTTAGATGCTGCCAAACAAGAATTAAGTTCGTTAAATAATGAATTATATCAGGCTGATAGAAAACAGCGAGAAGCACAAGATAAGTTTTTATCTGAAGGCGGTAAAATTGCAAGCGATCGCAACCGCTTAGAAAAACAACAAAATTATTTTATTGAACAAAGAGAAAATGTCCGAGAAGTGATGCGAGAATTAGCTGCTGGTGCTTTACCTTTAGCTTTAATTTCCCCTATTCTTACCCAAGCTCAATTTCAAGCTGAAAAAGAAAGTCGCCAACAACAAGCCAAAATCGCGCAGGATATTTTAAAAGAGCGAGACAATAAATTATTAGATTATATCACAAAATTATCTTTAGATAATACAGAATTTGACAAAATCAAAAACTTTATTGCTTTAGAAAATCAACAGCTTGAGCAAGAGATAGCGGTAGATACTCAACCTTGGTTATTAGCAGATAAAGAAGAAATTAATCAATTAAATAACATCTTATATGCAATTAACACGGCTGAATTTAGAGCGAGTGAAAAACAAGCAGAACTAAAAAAACTGGAAATTGAGATAGATGCTTTAGAAAGACAGATAAATTCTGCTGCATCTCCCGAAGCTTATCAACAGTTAAAGGATGCGGTAATTACAACCCAAAACGAAGCTGCAAAAGTGAAGGCTGCACACGAAACAGTTAAGCGTCGCTGTGAGGAATTAAAAAGAGCGATCGCACAAATTAAAAAAGAGTTAGAAAGCTATGCAGATGAAAGCCTAAAATCGGCAAACAACCAACATATAATTAATTCTATAGCCAAAGTAAAAGACACACTCAAGCTATTTAAAGAAAAATTAACTCTCAAAAAACTGAATAAATTAGAAATGGAAGTAACCGAATGCTTCCGCTACTTATTGCACAAATCAGACTTAGTACATCGCGTTGCTATTGATACGAAAACATTTGCACTTTCTATCTACGATCCCAAAGGTCAACCAGTACCAAAACATCGCTTATCTGCGGGGGAAAAACAACTTTTAGCTATTGCCTTTTTATGGGGTTTAGCAAGGGTATCCGGGCGACATTTACCAGTTGCAATAGATACACCATTAGGACGTTTAGATTCATCGCATAGACAGAATTTAGTGGAGCGATATTTTCCTACTGCGAGTCATCAAGTAATTTTATTGTCTACAGATACGGAAATAGGAAAAGTGGAAGTGGAACAGTTAAGAGAAAATAGTGCGATCGCGCGGGAGTATTTGTTGAAGTATAATTCTTCGGAGCGTCAGACGGTGGTAGAATTAGGTTACTTTTGGTGAAGCAATAAATTGTTTTTTATCGCAGATGTCAGCAGATGGACGCAGATTACGCAGATGAATTGAATGAGATTACTAGGATGGTTATTGGTTGTGCGTTTAAGGTGTCGAATAATTTGGGATGTGGTTTTTTAGAGAAAGTTTATGAGAATTGCTTTAGCACATGAATTGCGTAAAGCTGGATTAGGTGTAAAACAACAATACCAAATTAAGGTTTACTACGATGGGATTGTAGTAGGTAACTATGAAGCTGATTTATTAGTTGAAAATTCCGTCATTCTAGAACTAAAAGCTGTCAAAAATCTTACAGATAGAGACGAAGCACAATGCGTCAGCTACCTCAAAGCTAGCAAACTCAAAATTGGCTTACTCATCAACTTCGGCAACCCCAAAGCAGAAATCAAGCGTATCGTCAACAAATTCTAAATTCCCACCGAAAATCATCATCTAACATCTGCGCCATCTGCGTCCATCTGCTGACATCTGCGATAAAAAAAACCTATGGAACCCCCTATCAACACCATCAAACTCTCCCAAACAGCCAAAGACCAACTAACCAAACTAAAACGCTTCACCAAAATCGACCAATGGAACATCCTTTGTCGCTGGGCATTTTGCCGTTCCCTCGCCGAACCCACCATCCCCTCCCCCGTCCCCATCATTACCGATAGCAACGTCGAAATGACCTGGCGCGTATTTGGCGGAGAATTAGCCGACATCTTAATCATCGCCCTTAAACAACGCTGTCACAACGACGGCTTAGGTACAGATAAAGAAACCCTCGCTACTCAATTCCGCCTCCACCTGCATCGCGGTATTGGCTATCTCGCTGGAGATCAAACTATTAAGAAAATTGAAGACTTAATCGACGTAGCTATCCATCCTCAACGTTGAACAATTAAAAAAAGATTATTTTATTCAGACTTCAGCATTTTTAACCTTAAATTATTACTATTGGTTAAAATGCTACCTAATTATGGTTGCTTCACTGCCAGAACCGCCAGAAATCGAACGGCATCGAGCAGCAATTGTTCGTACAGACATCTCGCGTCCCGTGCGGATGGCAATAGAAGCCGAAATCTTAACAGCAGATAAAACATTTTTTGACTACGGTTGCGGTCATGGTGGAGATATCGATCGCACCACAGAGAGAGGTTATACTAGCGCAGGTTGGGATCCTTACTATCGTCCTGACTCCCCTTTAATTCCATCAGATATAGTTAATCTCGGCTTTGTACTCAACGTTATTGAAGATTCAGAAGAACGTCGTGATAGTTTGTGCAAAGCTTGGGAATTAACACAGCAAGTATTAATAGTTGCTACCCAAGTTTTAGTACACGATCGCAACATCAAACAAACACCTTACAACGATGGCATTATTACCTGTCGCAATACCTTCCAAAAATATTACGACCAGGAAGAACTTAAACAATATATAGATGATGCCCTGGGCGTTGATGCCGTACCAGTCACCCTGGGGGTATATTTTGTTTTCCGTGATGAAAAAGCTAAAGAAAGTTTCCGCGCCTCGCGTTTCCGTTCCCGTCTTTATACGCCCAGAGTGCGTAGACCTGTTAAGAGGTTTGAAGAGTGTGAAGAACAACTGCAACCATTGATGGAATTTGTCAGCGATCGCGGACGCTTACCCGTCAAACATGAATTACCCGCAGAACCAGAATTAGTTGCAGAATTTGGTAGTATCAAGAGCGCATTTAAAGTAATTTTGCAAGCGACAAACGAAGAAGATTGGGATGTGATCGCATATCGTCGTTCTCTCGATATCCAAGTTTATCTTGCCCTGACTCAATTCAGTAAGCGCCCCAAATTAAAACAACTAGCACCCGAACTCCAACACGACATTAAAGCCTTTTTCGGCAACTATGATGAAGCCTGCGAAGTCGCCGATAAAATGCTCTTTAGTTTGGGTAAACCAGAAGTTATCAAAACAGCTTGCCAAAAAAGTAAGATTGGTAAACACTTACCCACAGCCTTATATGTTCATGTTTCCGCATTAGCAGAACTCGATCCACTTTTACGCACTTATGAAGGTTGCGCCAGTCGTACTATCGGGCGGATGGATGGTGCAACCTTAATTAAATTCCATACCAATAAACCGAAAATTTCTTATCTATTTTATCCCGATTTTGATACTGATCCGCATCCAGCATTACACACCAGTATGCAAATTGACTTGCAGGATTTAAAGGTGAGATATCGAGATTATAGTAAATCTGAAAATCCGCCAATATTGCATCGTAAAGAGACCTTTGTTACACCTAATTATCCTCTGTACGAACAATTTGCCCAACTCACAATTGAGGAAGAAGCAGCAGGACTATTAGAAAATACCAGTGACATCGGTACTCGCGACGGTTGGCAAAATAGATTAACCCAACACCAAGTAGAAATTAGAGAACATCAAGTTTATAACAAACAAAGAACAGTGAGCAACGATCAGTAAACCTTTTGTATAAGTTTATCAATCTTGTAATTCATCTGGGTTTATCTGCGTTTATCTGCGGTTAATTTGCGTTCTAAAACCAAATCATTATTTGTGCAAGAAGTCTAGTCATCAGCAACCAACAACCAAGCCTATAAAACTTCAACAATTCCTGTCGCCCCATCAATCCTAACTCGCTGACCATCTTGTAAAAACTGAGTAGCATTGTGAACATCCATCACCGCAGGAATACCATACTCCCGCGCCATGATCGCACCATGAGAAAGTCTTCCCCCCACCTCTGCAATTAACCCACCAGCACGAGCTAATATTGGAGCCCAACCAGAATCAGTATAAGGTACTACTATAATTGTTTCTCGGTCAATCTCTGCAATTGCTTGGAAATTTTGCAGCACCTTAATTTTACCTTCTACCTGCCCAGGACTAGCACCAATACCTTGCAGTTTATTTCTAGCTTGCTGATTGCTGGTATTAAAATTAGCAACTGATGGCGTATTACCATAAATTAAAGCAGGTATATTAGTTATTTGACCATCTTGTTCTAATTGCGATCGCCTGCGTCTTATCAACTCAGATATCCCATCTGCTAATTCTAAATCTGCACCCGCAATCAACAGACTAATTTCAGCTAACTTTAAGTAAAAGATATCTCCTTCCTCAGACAACAAAGCTGACTCTAACCATAACTTCTCTAACTGCACAAAACACCAGCGCAACTCAGCTAATAAATGACTATAAATCTCAGTAACTTTTCCCTTGAGAGTAAACCGCTTCTGTACTAACTGAACTTTCCAATCTTGGTTTTTCCTGCCTTTCTGCGGTTCATTTTCTGCTATCTTACCCGTAGCAAGAAACTGTGCAAATAATTCTCGCACAGGTCGAGGGTCTTCTTTCCAAGTAGGCACAGCAATATCAGTACCTACCTCACTCAGATATCCATACTGATTTAACCATTGATCAAATCGTTCTAATATACACTCACCATCAGGTATTTCCGCAAGTGTGGCGAATAAAATTGAACCTTCGGAAGTACGTTCACGAGTAGGTAATAAATGACGCGCATCATTAGCTAATTCTAAAAGCGATCGCATTGATGCAACTTCTGGCGTTTGGCTATTATCCAACTCCTCATCTTTAACCTTCCAGACCGCTTGCCGTAACGCTGCACTCAAGGGAGCCATAATACTATAATAAGTACCCCGCTTCAGTACCTCCAAAATCATCTCTATTCTTTCTAATAGCGCAACGGGAGATAACTCAGATGCGGGTTGATTGCTTAACTTACTTAAAGTTGGAGCAAAATAACGTTCGTAATCTCGTTGAAAATCTGCCTCTAACTTTAGTTCCCGACGCAGTAAACGAATTAATCCTGGTGTGCTTTTTAAAGTAGCACTTAAAGGTGGTTTACTAAACTTTGCACCTCTAGTCAGAAACTCTAAACTTTCCGGTGGCAAACCCATTCTTAAAAATATCTGCCCTAAGAGAGAAGCATTAAAATAAGCGCGGGAATAATGCAACGTCGCAGTTTGATTAAAATCTAATTTCTCAGCACGATTATTTAAAACTAAGGTAAAAATCTCTCCCCAAACCCCACAAGTAAGCGGACGATTAATTGACCAAGTAAGCGGACGAATTAACCCAGGAATTACTTCTGCGGCAATTTTACGAGTCCAAATTGGCTGCAAAGTCGTAATTGGGCGTGATTGCAACAACCATAAAGTTTGACCGTCATAACTCCATTCAATATCTTGCGGTGTACCGAGATAACGTGCTTCTAATTGACGCGCTAGATAAGCAACTTGTTGAATTAATCGAGGTGGTACATCTCCATCACCTTCAACTGGTAGTTCTAAATTATCTGGTATTACCCAAGACGG
This region of Oculatellaceae cyanobacterium genomic DNA includes:
- a CDS encoding glycerol-3-phosphate acyltransferase gives rise to the protein MTLMQVWGCLVIWIVCPLLGGLPLIRWVTYALTGRNLAKIGTGNVSVSAAFYHGGKLAGILSVLSEAFKGIAAVLIARYFFPSDSSWELIALIALVIGRYWMGKGAGTTNVTWGMFVHDWKASLLIFIIGGISFTILRDKTSGRYGALILIPSILALLHPHDGARIAFAAILAGLIGWIYKKIPDDLDLRPQEAKSESQTVFRFFRGDRAIVSLDRQLDPNKFGQKAATLSQLKRWGYPVPTGWVLPAGDDPQPLIEYLQPSIEQPLVVRSSAVGEDSEYASAAGQYETILNVTTIEALQVAITSCITSYDEPAAVQYRRDRGIPDASMSLLIQQQVPGVFSGVAFSRDPILQHGDAVVIEALPGEANRIVSGQVTPEHYRVMVIPADLETNSNSPDPSWVIPDNLELPVEGDGDVPPRLIQQVAYLARQLEARYLGTPQDIEWSYDGQTLWLLQSRPITTLQPIWTRKIAAEVIPGLIRPLTWSINRPLTCGVWGEIFTLVLNNRAEKLDFNQTATLHYSRAYFNASLLGQIFLRMGLPPESLEFLTRGAKFSKPPLSATLKSTPGLIRLLRRELKLEADFQRDYERYFAPTLSKLSNQPASELSPVALLERIEMILEVLKRGTYYSIMAPLSAALRQAVWKVKDEELDNSQTPEVASMRSLLELANDARHLLPTRERTSEGSILFATLAEIPDGECILERFDQWLNQYGYLSEVGTDIAVPTWKEDPRPVRELFAQFLATGKIAENEPQKGRKNQDWKVQLVQKRFTLKGKVTEIYSHLLAELRWCFVQLEKLWLESALLSEEGDIFYLKLAEISLLIAGADLELADGISELIRRRRSQLEQDGQITNIPALIYGNTPSVANFNTSNQQARNKLQGIGASPGQVEGKIKVLQNFQAIAEIDRETIIVVPYTDSGWAPILARAGGLIAEVGGRLSHGAIMAREYGIPAVMDVHNATQFLQDGQRVRIDGATGIVEVL